The segment TCATTGACTGTTGCCTTTCGCCAAGAGGGAGAACGCTGTCAATTAGCAGGGAAAAATCATACACAGAGTCTAAAACAATTGTTCCAAACCTTGAAAATCCCACCGTGGGAGCGTGATAGCGTTCCCCTTTTTTATCATGATGGACAATTGATTTCAGTGGGGGATTATTGTGTTTCCAATAAGTATCGAGTGACAGCGGAGGATGAGGCTGGCTTGTTGCTCACAAACAAGTAATTTAAGTAACAATTTTGCATTGTCTTATGAGTTACTCAACTTTAGTCATGAATAGACTCGAAAGCGACACTTTCTGATACTGCCGAGCGTTCTTAGGCAAAATTTTGACTAATATCTTTGGAGTAGTAACTCATATTTTGTTAGAATAGCCTCCCATCTAGCACAAACTTCTCAATCATGTTGAAAAAAGGTTTTTTGATTCCAAAGACCATTTTTCTTAATTTTTTAATCACAGTAAATCATAGGTATTAGATGGCACGCTATATATTCGTTACTGGGGGTGTTGTTTCCTCCTTAGGCAAAGGTATTGCTTCTGCATCACTTGCTTCTATTCTTGAGTCTAGAGGATTGTCAGTTAACCTTCAAAAACTAGATCCCTATATTAATGTCGACCCTGGTACCATGAGTCCTTTCCAGCATGGTGAAGTTTATGTGACCGAGGATGGCGCAGAGACCGATCTTGATCTGGGACATTATGAACGCTTTGTTCAAACGACAATGTCACGCAAGAGCAATATTACAACTGGCAGTATTTATGCAGATGTGATTGCCAAAGAACGGCGTGGTGACTATTTGGGCGCCACTGTGCAAGTAATCCCACATATTACGGATGAAATTAAATCACGCATTTTCAATGCAGCCAATGGTGCTGATGTTGTCATGGTCGAAATTGGTGGCACCGTCGGTGATATTGAATCATTACCTTTTTTAGAAGCCATTCGACAAATTCGCATGGAGTTGGGTGCGCAGAATACTTTGTTTATTCATCTTACCTTGGTGCCGTTTCTGTCTGCCACAGGTGAAATAAAAACCAAGCCAACACAACATTCTGTAAAAGAATTACGTTCGATTGGTATACAGCCAGATATTATTATCTGTCGCTCTAAGCAGCCTATTCCAGAGAGTGACAAGAAGAAAATTGCTTTGTTCACCAATGTTGAAGAAAGAGCCGTCATTAGCTCAATTGATTTAAAATCAATTTATGAAATACCTGAAGCACTGCATAAGCAAGGTTTGGATAATATCGTCATTGAAAAATTAAATTTAACAAGTCAGGCAAAACCAGCTGATTTGAGTGATTGGCACGAAGTTGTGCATCGCTTGAAACACCCTAAAAAAGAAGTCAACATTGGGCTCATTGGAAAATATATTGAGCTTATGGATGCCTATAAATCATTAAATGAAGCCCTGATTCATGCAGGTATTCATACCTTAACCAAAGTAAACATCCACTATCTTGATTCAGAAGAGATAGAAAAAAATGGTACTGAGGCACTTGCAGCACTCGATGCTATTTTAATTCCAGGTGGATTTGGAAATAGAGGCATTGAAGGCAAAATTAAAGCAGCACAATTTGCGCGAGAAAATAAAATACCTTATCTAGGTATTTGCTTAGGTATGCAAGTTGCTATCATTGAATTTGCTCGTCATGTTGCAGATATGCCGACTGCCAATAGTACAGAATTTGATCTTCATACTGCATATCCTGTTGTTGGTCTTATTACAGAATGGACAGATGTTTCAGGTAGTAAAGAAAAAAGATCGACAGGCTCTGATCTCGGCGGCACCATGCGTTTAGGTGGGCAATATTGCCGATTAAGCATGGGAACGAAAGCCTACGAGAGCTACCAAAAAGAAGGCATTATCGAACGCCATCGTCATCGCTATGAAGTCAATAATACCCTGATTGATCAATTAACCGCTCAAGGCTTAATTGTTTCGGGGCGTTCGCAAGATGGTAATTTGGTTGAGATGATTGAGTTAAAAGATCATCCTTGGTTTGTTGGGTGTCAATTCCACCCAGAATTTACTTCTACACCACGTAAAGGGCATCCATTGTTTATGGATTTCATCAAAGCTGCAATTGAACACCATGAGCATTTATAACGGGTAAGGATTCGCCTTTTCGGCACCCTCTCTCACAAATTGGTAGGGAGGGATGCTCGCTTTGTGAACGAAGAAAGAATCAGTGCAGTCATACATATGTGAAAATGAAAGATAGGGTCTGTTATGAATATTTGTGGATTTAATATTGGCGTGGATCAACCATTTTTTCTGATTTCAGGACCCTGTGTCATTGAATCAGAAACTTTGGTATTAGAAACGGCGGGTGTTTTAAAAGAAATAACAGCGCGATTAGGCATCCCCTTTATTTTTAAATCATCCTTTGATAAAGCCAATCGTTCTTCGCATGGTAGCTTTAGAGGGCCTGGTATAGAGCAGGGACTTAAAATCTTAGAAAAAGTAAAAACACAAATTAAAGTACCCGTTCTTACAGATGTGCATGAAGATACGCCCCTTGCTGAAGTGGCAAGTGTTGTGGATGTTTTGCAAACGCCCGCCTTTTTATGCAGACAGACCAATTTTATTCAAAATGTTGCGAAGCAAAATTTGCCCGTTAATATCAAAAAGGGGCAGTTTTTAGCACCCAATGACATGAAGCATGTTGTTGAAAAAGCACGCGCTGTAGGCAATGATAAAATTATGGTCTGCGAACGTGGGGCAAGCTTTGGTTACAACAACCTCGTGTCTGATATGCGATCATTAGCTATTATGCGTAGCTTTTCTGACGCCGTTGTTTTTGATGCAACACACTCTGTTCAATTGCCAGGTGGTCTTGGCAATGCTTCTGGCGGGCAAAGAGAGTTTGTGCCTGTGCTGGCAAAAGCAGCCATTGCTGTGGGTATCGCTGGGCTTTTTATGGAAACGCATCCTGAGCCTGAAAAAGCATTGAGTGATGGGCCTAATTCATGGCCGTTGCATAAAATGGCAAGATTGCTTGAGACCTTAAAAGAATTAGATCAAATTACAAAAAAGGAACATTACGCATTTGACGTTGTGTAATTACATGAGAGGAATAGGATGTTTAATATCAAATCATTACATGCCAGGGAAATATTAGATTCACGTGGATTTCCAACGGTAGAAGCGGAGCTTTGCTTAAATTCAGGTGCAAAAGCCTTGGCCTCTGTGCCTAGCGGTGCCTCTACAGGCACCTATGAGGCATTAGAATTACGAGATCAAGACTCAACAAGGTACATGGGCAAAGGTGTGCAAGCGGCTGTTAATAATGTATGCAAAGTCATTGCACCCAGTGTTATTGGAAAATCATTTGCTGATCAAGCTGCCCTGGATCATTTCTTATTGTCTCAAGATGGTACAGCTAATAAAAGTAAATTAGGCGCAAATGCAATATTGGCTGTTTCATTGGCTTTTGCTAAAGCATGCGCGCTTGAAAAGCAAGTTCCTCTGTACCAACATTTGTCTGAGATCAGTTCAAACAAACTCTCTATGCCTGTGCCCATGATGAATATTCTTAATGGGGGTGCACATGCTGACAATAATGTAGATGTGCAAGAATTTATGATAATGCCTGTTGGCGCAGAGAACTGGAACCAAGCTTTGCAAATGGGTGTTGAAATTTATCATGCACTTAAACATGTATTACGTGAAGGTAAACTGATGACAGGTGTTGGTGATGAAGGTGGTTTTGCACCTAATTTATCTTCAAACCAAGAAGCGCTTGATAAGATAATGTCTGCTATTGAAAGAGCTGGATTGGTTGCTGGCAAAGATGTTTTCTTGGCATTAGATGTTGCTGCAAATGAATTGTTTAATGATAATAAATATTATCTTGCGTCAGACAATAAACAGCTCAGTGCAACACAGCTGATTGATATGTATGAAAGCTGGGTGCAGACATATCCTATTTTATCCATTGAAGATGCATTGCAAGAAAGCGATTTCAGTGGCTGGCAAGAAATAACAGAACGTTTAGGTTCTAAAATTCAATTGGTAGGCGACGATGTTTTTGTTACCAATCCCACGCGCTTAAAACAAGGGATTGAAAAACAAATTGCAAATGCAATTTTAATTAAATTAAACCAAATAGGTACCTTAACGGAAACCTTAGAAACAATTGCACTTGCCAAAAATGCACATTATCAAACGATTATTTCGCATCGTTCTGGCGAAACAGAAGAAAGCTTTATTGCTGATCTGTCTGTGGGGGTAGGTGCGATGCAAATTAAAACAGGTGCGCCAGCAAGGACAGATAGAATTGTAAAGTATAATCAGCTAACGCGTATTTATGAGCAATCTAAAGCGGTATACGCTGGTAAGCATTCTTTTACAAAGTGGCTACATAAATAATTGATTAAAATAAGTTAAAGTGTGAAAGGACTAACAATAGCTTTAATTGTATTATTTGCATTATTGCAAATTCGGCTGTTCTTTGGTGATGGATCGATTCCCAATTTGGTTGCGCTTAACGAACAAGTTGAGATTAAGCAAAAAGAAGTTGATAAGCTAAAAGAGCGTAATTTAACGCTCGAAGCAGAAGTGCAAGATCTGAAACATCAGCTGGGTGCTTTAGAAGAGCGGGCGCGAACAGACTTAGGCATGATTCAGAAGGGGGAGACCTTCTATCAGAATGTTAATTGAATTGACTTTTCGTTGTGCAGAGTGAGTGTTTTTATACTCGTAAAGCGAACAAAAGTACCCACTTTCTGAGGTGGGTTCACAAATTTCTACTAGATTGTCATCCCAGAATTTTGCGAAGCAAAATATCTGGGATCCACAGGCGCTTTGCGCCTGGTAGCCCAAAGGGCTACTGGATGCCAGCCTTCGCTGGCATGACATATTGTCTGATTTTTTCAGAATAGGGAACTTGTGGAGATGCCTTAGCTTTACAAAGTGAGAGAATTGCTCATATCAAAGAAATAAATGTAAAAATACAGGCAAATTTAAATAAATGACGAATAAATTTTTCATCATTATACCTGCGGCAGGTATTGGGCAACGATTCTTGCAAAATAGCGCTTTGCCTAAACAATATGAACGATTGCAGTCAAAAACAGTGCTTGAGCATGTGATTGATCTCTTTCTTGCTCAAAGCTGGATTACTGAAGTTGTTGTTGCGTTGCATCCAGAAGATAAATATTTCTCAAAAATATATGCCCAACGCGATGCTGAAGAGATACCCAAATTACGAACCGTCATCGGCGGTAAATCTCGAGCAGAATCTGTATGGAATGCCTTACACAGCATGCAAACAACAGTAAAAGCGCATGATTGGATTTTAGTACATGATGCTGCAAGACCTTGCCTCTCTCAACGTGATTTATTGAATTTAATTGCTCAGTTAAAAACCAATGATATAGGTGGTATTTTAGCGGAAAAGCTTGCTGGAACCATTAAACATTGTGAAGAGCAAAACACCATTGGACATACTGTGAACAGAGATAGATTGTGGCAAGCACTTACGCCACAAATGTTTAAGAATGATGTGCTCTATAAGAGTCTTGCTTATTGTTTTGAACGAAAATATATAATAACTGATGAAGCGCAAGCGGTTGAGCGATTTGGATTGCCTGTTAAATTGATTGAAGCACAAGATAT is part of the Candidatus Berkiella cookevillensis genome and harbors:
- a CDS encoding CTP synthase yields the protein MARYIFVTGGVVSSLGKGIASASLASILESRGLSVNLQKLDPYINVDPGTMSPFQHGEVYVTEDGAETDLDLGHYERFVQTTMSRKSNITTGSIYADVIAKERRGDYLGATVQVIPHITDEIKSRIFNAANGADVVMVEIGGTVGDIESLPFLEAIRQIRMELGAQNTLFIHLTLVPFLSATGEIKTKPTQHSVKELRSIGIQPDIIICRSKQPIPESDKKKIALFTNVEERAVISSIDLKSIYEIPEALHKQGLDNIVIEKLNLTSQAKPADLSDWHEVVHRLKHPKKEVNIGLIGKYIELMDAYKSLNEALIHAGIHTLTKVNIHYLDSEEIEKNGTEALAALDAILIPGGFGNRGIEGKIKAAQFARENKIPYLGICLGMQVAIIEFARHVADMPTANSTEFDLHTAYPVVGLITEWTDVSGSKEKRSTGSDLGGTMRLGGQYCRLSMGTKAYESYQKEGIIERHRHRYEVNNTLIDQLTAQGLIVSGRSQDGNLVEMIELKDHPWFVGCQFHPEFTSTPRKGHPLFMDFIKAAIEHHEHL
- the kdsA gene encoding 3-deoxy-8-phosphooctulonate synthase, encoding MNICGFNIGVDQPFFLISGPCVIESETLVLETAGVLKEITARLGIPFIFKSSFDKANRSSHGSFRGPGIEQGLKILEKVKTQIKVPVLTDVHEDTPLAEVASVVDVLQTPAFLCRQTNFIQNVAKQNLPVNIKKGQFLAPNDMKHVVEKARAVGNDKIMVCERGASFGYNNLVSDMRSLAIMRSFSDAVVFDATHSVQLPGGLGNASGGQREFVPVLAKAAIAVGIAGLFMETHPEPEKALSDGPNSWPLHKMARLLETLKELDQITKKEHYAFDVV
- the eno gene encoding phosphopyruvate hydratase; protein product: MFNIKSLHAREILDSRGFPTVEAELCLNSGAKALASVPSGASTGTYEALELRDQDSTRYMGKGVQAAVNNVCKVIAPSVIGKSFADQAALDHFLLSQDGTANKSKLGANAILAVSLAFAKACALEKQVPLYQHLSEISSNKLSMPVPMMNILNGGAHADNNVDVQEFMIMPVGAENWNQALQMGVEIYHALKHVLREGKLMTGVGDEGGFAPNLSSNQEALDKIMSAIERAGLVAGKDVFLALDVAANELFNDNKYYLASDNKQLSATQLIDMYESWVQTYPILSIEDALQESDFSGWQEITERLGSKIQLVGDDVFVTNPTRLKQGIEKQIANAILIKLNQIGTLTETLETIALAKNAHYQTIISHRSGETEESFIADLSVGVGAMQIKTGAPARTDRIVKYNQLTRIYEQSKAVYAGKHSFTKWLHK
- a CDS encoding septum formation initiator family protein, translating into MKGLTIALIVLFALLQIRLFFGDGSIPNLVALNEQVEIKQKEVDKLKERNLTLEAEVQDLKHQLGALEERARTDLGMIQKGETFYQNVN
- the ispD gene encoding 2-C-methyl-D-erythritol 4-phosphate cytidylyltransferase, whose amino-acid sequence is MTNKFFIIIPAAGIGQRFLQNSALPKQYERLQSKTVLEHVIDLFLAQSWITEVVVALHPEDKYFSKIYAQRDAEEIPKLRTVIGGKSRAESVWNALHSMQTTVKAHDWILVHDAARPCLSQRDLLNLIAQLKTNDIGGILAEKLAGTIKHCEEQNTIGHTVNRDRLWQALTPQMFKNDVLYKSLAYCFERKYIITDEAQAVERFGLPVKLIEAQDINLKITYPKDLALANAILASQEVCLS